GGACGCCGAAGCGATGCTGCGCTGCCTGCGCGACTGGGGGGCGGGCACCGAGCACGTCGGGCAGGACGTGGTCGTGACGGGCTTCGGCGCGCGGCCCCGCAGCGGCGTGACGCTCAACCCCGGCAACGCGGGCGCCGTCGCCCGCTTCCTGATGGCCGTGGCCGCCCTGACCGGCGAGACGCAGTTCGTGACGGACTACCCGGACAGCCTCGGGAAGCGGCCGCAGGCGGACCTGCTGCAGGCCCTGGAGCGCCTCGGGGCGCGCACCGCCAGCGTGGACGGCCACCTGCCCGTCACGGTGGCGGGCGGCAACCTGCGCGGCGGACAGGTGGAAGTGTCGGCCGAACGCAGCAGCCAGTACGCGTCCGCGCTGATGTTCCTCGCGCCGCTGCTGCCCGAGGGCCTGGACCTGCGCCTGACGGGCGACATCAAGAGTCACGCGCCGCTCCGGCAGACGCTCGACACGCTCGCCGCGTTCGGCGTGCGGGCCACGGCCAGCGACGACCTGTCGCGCATCCGCATTCCGGGCGGGCAGACGTACCGGCTGGAACGGGCCGAAGTGCCGGGCGACTACCCCGGCTCGGCCGCCCTCCTCGCCGCCGCCGCGGTCCTGCCGGGCGAGGTGACCGTCTCGAACCTGCGCGCCGCCGACCTGCAGGGCGAACGCGAGGCCATCGACGTGCTGCGCGCCATGGGAGCCGACATCACCCGCGAGGGTGAGCGCGTCACGGTGCGCGGCGGACGCCCCCTGCACGCCGTCACGCGCGACGGGGACGGCTTCACGGACGCCGTGCAGGCCCTCACGGCCGCCGCCGTGGCCGCG
Above is a genomic segment from Deinococcus aquiradiocola containing:
- the aroA gene encoding 3-phosphoshikimate 1-carboxyvinyltransferase, whose protein sequence is MSDPLPGTFDVIVHPVPELRGTLTAQPSKNYTTRYLLAAALSEGRTRVVGAATSEDAEAMLRCLRDWGAGTEHVGQDVVVTGFGARPRSGVTLNPGNAGAVARFLMAVAALTGETQFVTDYPDSLGKRPQADLLQALERLGARTASVDGHLPVTVAGGNLRGGQVEVSAERSSQYASALMFLAPLLPEGLDLRLTGDIKSHAPLRQTLDTLAAFGVRATASDDLSRIRIPGGQTYRLERAEVPGDYPGSAALLAAAAVLPGEVTVSNLRAADLQGEREAIDVLRAMGADITREGERVTVRGGRPLHAVTRDGDGFTDAVQALTAAAVAATGTTTWENVYTLRLKECDRISDTRHELEALGLQTAETRDSLSVTGGPVAGGVTVDGHGDHRMIMLLTLLGMRAAAPLRITGAHHIRKSYPGFFAHLTALGGRFEYAPNTREE